TGTCAAACAACACGTAGTCCATTCCTATCTTGTAACATACAGAACATTTTTCTAAGACACGACCGTTACCAATCAATTAATCATGCGGCGCCTCACAAACCACCtccgtttcattataagtaacCAACACGTCGTTTTTAATTGTTTTTATTGAAACAGAAGgtcctatatttcctatgcgataTGTGATGGCGATAATGGGTTCCATCGGGCTCGCCATCATTTATGGGTTTAAGGTGAACGTAAGCGTTGCTATAGTGGCTATGGTGAACCATACTGCAGTTAAGCTATCCACGTTGAATACATTGGAATCCACTAATACCAGTGTCATTCCTGTGGATAAATGCCACCACGATAGCGTTTCTTCCAATGTGACGGAAACTGTCACTGAAGTATGTGAACATGTTATTATTAATTTCGAATAAGATATATTTTAGAAATTATATGGAATATTCATAATTAAttatgaaattaattaaataataaattgtaCACATAAAACCAAGGCAGTTAGGTGTAATAAATACTGTCCAAAAATTagttataaaattaatattcgaTTACGTGCAGGACGGCCCATTTGTGTGGAATGAGCCTTTACAAGGTCTTATATTGTCGGCTTATTTCTGGGGATACATGGTATCTTTGCTTCCGGGTGGAAGAATGGCTGAGCTCTTATCAGCAAAATGGGTAATGAACGTATCGGTACTGCTAAACGTCATCGCGTCCGTGTTATCACCTGTTGCTGCTAAAACACATTACTCTCTCTTTATTGTAATGAGATTTATTCAAGGAATCGGTGGTGTTAGTATTAACAAAAATGATTAAACTTTCCAAACAATTATTAATGCGATATACCTGTTATTGTAATAAGATTCTATACTATAGGGTGTAACGTTCCCTGCGATGCACGTTATGATCGCCAAGTGGGCCCCACCGAATGAGAGAAGCGTTATTGCTTCAATTGTTTATGCAGGCAAGATAAAATTCTATTTTATCTATaaattacaaaagaatgaataGTATTAATTAATTTGTGCTTTCCATAGGAACTGCACTTGGCACCGTGATTTCTATACTCTTAACGGGATTGTTGGCCGCTAATCTTAATTGGGTCTGGATATTCTATATCGAAGGTGCGCTTTGTCTGATTTGGTGCACAGCCTGGTGGATTATGATCGAAGATAGTCCAGAAGAACAAACGCGATTTATCAGTGCAAATGAAAGACATTATATCATGCACTCTTTGGGTCAGGATAAGAATCACAATGATCATAATAAGGTTTCGTAGAATTTTACGAAGAAACATATTCGATAGATGTGTCGTTTACatttaaatgatacatttaaatATTTTGTATTACTTCATCGTTTAGAAGTTGCCAGTTCCATGGAAGGAAGTATTACGATCGAAACCATTTATGGCAATCTTAATCGCCCATTTTTGCAGTAACTTCGGATGGTACATGTTACTCATCGAATTGCCCACTTTTATGAATCAAATATTGAAATTCAATATGAGCTCGGTTGGTATTCTCGTTTAAAATTAAATGAAAGATTACTAATCATTTTTTTATTTGCAGAACGCTGGTCTTTCTTCCATGCCATTCTTATGTATGTGGATCTTCACTATGGTGCTCAGTAAAATATTAGCCATCATGCAAGATAAAAGTTTGATTAGTGTTACAGTGTCCAGAAAAATTGGGACATTATTCTGTAAGTTTATCGCTAAATTTGTGAGATAAGCTTTGCAAGCTAAATTGAATCGAAAATCAAGACCACAAGAATTgtgtttagaactttattttcGAAGAAATGAACCTTGGAAATTTTGAAACTACGTGTACACTAACGTTTTATTGATAGCGCGAAGCGTCGTAAAAATTCTATTTTACTACAAACAAGTACCTGCGTCACACTTGCAATGGACTCTgattttaaatatttgtttaatACGCGGACACTAATTGTAAGTTTTTTCTCGCAAACGAAGTGTCAAACGCAATTTTGTAATTCTTGATTTCTTGATTTTTTTTAAGCCTGTAGTTATCCTTTAAATTTCCTTTTAAATTTCGATAATTGttaaaaacatttttattttcaGCTTCTGTTGTTCCCATGATTTGTTTAATAGGAGTGTCATATGTTGGCTGTAGTCGAACATTAGCTGTTACATTAATGACTATAGGAGTGACCTGTATTGGTGGCATGTACAGTGGATTTTTATCAAATCACATCGACATTGCACCAAACTTTGCAGGTACTCTTGTTGCCATTACAAACTGCGTTGCTACTATACCTGGATTTGTAGTACCGATATTTGTTGGCAAATTAACGCACGGAAATGTACGTATTTACGACTACCATATTATATGATAATTATTACTTCAAACTATAAAGCATTTGTTTACATTTATAGCAAACTATAGAAGCATGGAGGATTATATTTTTTGTGACTGTTGGTTTATACATTGTCGagataataatatatacaattttCGGAAGCGGAGAAGAACAATCTTGGAACAAAACTAAGTCGGGTGATGAAGAATCAAACAACCAAACGTTACCTCTGCAAAATCctaaaaattaaattattctaacatataatttatataattttcatccatATCATTTTTAAGCAGTGACGGCTCCCGTATAGGCACTATGGAACTGCAACACCCCTTATTTCCACCTGATATTATCGATAACATTTAATGTAATGAgtacttttttctttaattctttctttacaTTTGTACAATATACAACCCTTAAAAAACAATCAAATACAGCAATCTTTGTATAAAACTGTGCGCGTCACAGTTTCAGTGACGTGATGTTTGGTCGTTGTGCGCATGCGCGCATAGAAAGCAGCACGCGAGGAGAGAGACAGGGCCACAGTTGCTCCCGCAGTGTTGACCTTAACGTGTTGTCTCTGTCTTCGCTAATTTTATCTACGAGCCGGCACTGTTTTTGACACACAATGTTCAACTCAGACATAGGTAAATGTTACGACTTTTTGACTTTATATTCTACGAGAAGTATACTTTAAGAGTTCTTACATATAAGGatgattatttaaatatttaataacagTAATGAAATAGTACTTGTACTGGATAATACTCAGTCATCACATAATGTTATTGTCTCTATATACAAAGTTGTTCTCACTATGTACATTATTTATTACAGCATATTTTATTGATATAAAATACTACTTTCTCGAAAGTAATGTTACATATAATTACAGcaatatttacattctaagTACAAATTGCATAGCTATTTAATTTGAACTATCAAATGTACCTACAAACATAAATAAGATCTTGCTAAAATATCCAGTACTAAAATATATGACTGACAAATTGTAATAGGTGCAAACCTAAATACAATAAAATGTGTATACACGTGCATGCATACATACACATTAAGTGCCCTTACTCGTTCATCTTCACTGTACTCTTACtattttacaaaaatatattgGGCCCCAATTGTTGTCGAGAGTGGGAA
This is a stretch of genomic DNA from Xylocopa sonorina isolate GNS202 chromosome 8, iyXylSono1_principal, whole genome shotgun sequence. It encodes these proteins:
- the Mfs3 gene encoding major facilitator superfamily transporter 3, giving the protein MAGKGYSVEGPIFPMRYVMAIMGSIGLAIIYGFKVNVSVAIVAMVNHTAVKLSTLNTLESTNTSVIPVDKCHHDSVSSNVTETVTEDGPFVWNEPLQGLILSAYFWGYMVSLLPGGRMAELLSAKWVMNVSVLLNVIASVLSPVAAKTHYSLFIVMRFIQGIGGGVTFPAMHVMIAKWAPPNERSVIASIVYAGTALGTVISILLTGLLAANLNWVWIFYIEGALCLIWCTAWWIMIEDSPEEQTRFISANERHYIMHSLGQDKNHNDHNKLPVPWKEVLRSKPFMAILIAHFCSNFGWYMLLIELPTFMNQILKFNMSSNAGLSSMPFLCMWIFTMVLSKILAIMQDKSLISVTVSRKIGTLFSSVVPMICLIGVSYVGCSRTLAVTLMTIGVTCIGGMYSGFLSNHIDIAPNFAGTLVAITNCVATIPGFVVPIFVGKLTHGNQTIEAWRIIFFVTVGLYIVEIIIYTIFGSGEEQSWNKTKSGDEESNNQTLPLQNPKN